Proteins from a single region of Sphaerochaeta globosa str. Buddy:
- the purU gene encoding formyltetrahydrofolate deformylase has translation MTDNQKKIIFLIQCEDRKGILSATSTWFFQRSYNIVHCQQHTDNIEGRYFMRIELDMHDLKTTRKELEEDFGAFANQYNLTWECHYSDYNARVAIMVSKTSHCLYDLIARKNEGDLKCDISLIISNHPDLEVIANQFRIPFYYLPVTNESKAEQEAKVMTLLKRFDIDLVVLARYMQILSPAFTHQWQGKIINIHHGFLPAFQGANPYRQAYERGVKMIGATAHYASEELDQGPIIDQDVVRVNHELSPNGLRDVGKDVERRVLAKAVQAHLESRIIMFKNRTVVFDVER, from the coding sequence TTTCCAGCGCAGCTACAACATTGTGCACTGCCAGCAGCATACCGACAACATAGAAGGCCGCTATTTCATGCGCATCGAGCTGGACATGCACGACCTGAAGACCACCCGCAAGGAACTCGAAGAGGATTTTGGTGCGTTTGCAAACCAGTACAACCTGACATGGGAGTGCCATTACAGTGACTACAATGCGCGGGTGGCCATCATGGTCAGCAAAACCAGCCACTGCCTGTATGATTTGATAGCTCGCAAGAACGAAGGCGACCTTAAGTGTGATATTTCCTTGATCATCAGCAACCACCCCGATTTGGAAGTGATTGCAAACCAGTTCCGTATCCCCTTCTACTACCTGCCCGTCACCAATGAGAGCAAGGCTGAGCAGGAAGCAAAGGTAATGACTTTGCTTAAGCGTTTTGATATCGACTTGGTCGTCCTGGCCCGCTACATGCAAATTTTGAGCCCTGCGTTCACCCATCAATGGCAGGGAAAAATCATCAACATCCACCATGGCTTCCTTCCCGCGTTCCAAGGGGCGAATCCCTACCGGCAGGCATATGAGCGTGGGGTAAAAATGATTGGCGCCACAGCCCATTATGCCAGCGAGGAGCTCGACCAGGGGCCGATCATCGACCAGGATGTAGTGCGGGTAAACCACGAGCTCAGCCCCAACGGCCTCAGGGATGTGGGAAAGGATGTCGAGCGCAGGGTGCTGGCCAAAGCAGTGCAGGCTCACCTCGAGAGCAGAATCATCATGTTCAAGAACCGTACCGTTGTCTTCGATGTAGAGCGATAG